From the genome of Tachysurus vachellii isolate PV-2020 chromosome 2, HZAU_Pvac_v1, whole genome shotgun sequence, one region includes:
- the ncapd3 gene encoding condensin-2 complex subunit D3, whose protein sequence is MELMRAIQLLKLNAVSTAWVDVVWECEFTDAEPLDSAIEEEIKEDVNVFKKVYKQLLPFSSEDDSTRSTWNLFGENGVSVKSLVAVLACFILGVKTKSSSVEQRRHSLQAASLYLLLLRIPGSVANKVFHQILFDTCLDVVLKCWPQNLGKKRKKDTLKSSQGDAKSGKRAKLPKKVSEEMEIDEEDEDDEDEEVYFSAQDLLGMREDVVGLVQTLLKLLEKFSLRDKPQSADSCVRLFTELTNFEPVTGELSFSEKRDVDKLRSLPELAYRGLWLLCSSNHGEGHECRRRVFHRMLYVILMMRKDRAKPCLLAPTQAVCSARDQAIVFISHLVDEQTDATLPLLKILIQHICHQMVEKAEYRASGAKAIGKLVTKMPCNNYATFVKWLSNYSLNTRVAFRMFALDVAMVLLAQEEREADESLEPDLATYLSHRFLVRSLVYGRRSDVSPTVRAHAMHCLAQCLELPSHNATKWIHELFSSSSTTGSQTTMETGHSEQTLKRGETAQKTALTFRTIELTKHKSHSADKSMSRDATAIEYQETLDLFKQRVSDPKTNVRKCALETIMSLLKHGVITCSPGNLAILSERCRDPAVSVKKKAMQCLMDLLTALPCSTDVQEAWLRGVVPAVMDSESSVQEKALECLNDKILTHIKSQRSYRHDDAFQRVAWDLLRLMCDKCQDLGRYFSKAFGVWLRQEKFSPALVNSLIWHTEHEQAPAAWLLLAKVVGCCTKLNLGTILEAWDCTVRSPVVDVATTCHILTVLGHIAAGLNDDSKSRIIDDLMAWLKGFTLPLEVISAGVDALFSLGQSDDIKDTVSFLNQFCGELVSVCEEHLSTVLLNERGAENLNQDLLVKHLYTLGVASLHCPAKVQKRVFLLIQSILTTSEQPVTGDDAELPASQPLSQFKPSSMPTVVRAHAVITLGKLCLQHEGLMVRYIPAFARELEVGTELAVRSNVVVVLCDLCVRYPNTLSRYINNISTCLRDAEPLIREQSLIMLTNLLQEEFVKWKGSLFFRFAAVLVDPDPSIADLCEYCLVDLLLKKNPLMFCQHFIECIFHFNSYEKHKKYNRFPQTESEKSRFSLKGQMNQGKRFRIYRFLLKHFTDEQRFNITTRISQDVLACFVDSELPLDSEGAELLADVFDVLSLKEIKLTAISGASPNDDAPDDEMAAAKAVLQKKLVSQVQKKNFVENVIPLVIALKNMLEEKRSPVLKNLMAYLQVTMQDYRSEVKEVFAADEQLAAEVEYNLKMFEKQKEQEQQELAQRLSSFTLSPRTKGSAAASPAQGVRTTPLPPQSAQRPSNTPRMADALRRRTFAGMLTPVQPRPSHSVRSSGITKGVYDGRAISTPQESINEVTFGEQFSAICCDGAAGRSSEKVLHLMSPEHEAPAPRQWNVESPVVRKSQRKRQQL, encoded by the exons ATGGAGTTGATGCGCGCGATACAGTTACTGAAGTTAAACGCTGTATCTACAG cCTGGGTGGATGTGGTGTGGGAGTGTGAGTTCACGGATGCTGAGCCCCTCGACTCCGCTATCGAAGAGGAAATCAAAGAAGATGTGAACGTGTTCAAGAAGGTCTACAAGCAGTTGCTGCCTTTCTCTTCCGAAGACGACAGCACTCGG AGCACATGGAACCTGTTTGGAGAAAACGGCGTGTCTGTGAAGTCTCTGGTGGCCGTGCTGGCGTGCTTCATCCTCGGCGTCAAAACCAAATCGTCCAGCGTCGAGCAGAGACGTCACAGCCTGCAGGCAGCTTCGCTCTACCTGCTGCTTCTCAGAATCCCAG gcaGCGTAGCCAATAAAGTGTTCCATCAGATCCTGTTCGACACGTGTCTGGACGTGGTGCTGAAATGCTGGCCGCAGAACTTAGGGAAGAAGCGCAAGAAAGATACGCTGAAGAGCTCGCAGGGTGACGCCAAGAGCGGGAAACGGGCCAAACTACCGAAGAAAGTCTCCGAAGAG ATGGAGATcgatgaggaagatgaagacGACGAAGACGAGGAGGTGTATTTTTCAGCTCAGGATCTGTTGGGAATGCGCGAGGACGTGGTCGGACTCGTCCAGACTCTGCTCAAGCTGCTGGAGAAGTTTTCGCTCAGGGACAAACCACAGAGCGCCGACAGCTGTGTGCGG TTGTTCACCGAACTCACCAACTTCGAGCCAGTCACCGGAGAGCTTTCCTTCTCTGAGAAACG tGACGTGGACAAACTGCGGAGCCTTCCTGAGCTCGCCTATCGTGGCCTTTGGCTTCTCTGCTCCTCTAACCACGGTGAAGGACACGAG tgTCGCCGGCGTGTCTTCCACCGAATGCTGTACGTCATTCTGATGATGAGGAAGGACAGAGCCAAGCCGTGTCTGCTCGCCCCGACGCAGGCCGTCTGCAGCGCCAGAGACCAGGCCATCGTCTTCATCAG tCATCTTGTGGACGAACAGACTGATGCCACATTGCCTCTGCTGAAGATCCTCATACAGCACATCTGTCACCAG atggtgGAGAAGGCAGAATACCGTGCTAGCGGTGCTAAAGCTATCGGGAAGCTGGTGACTAAGATGCCATGTAACAATTACGCCACTTTTGTCAAGTGGCTTTCTAATTATTCTCTTAATACCAGG GTGGCGTTCCGCATGTTCGCGCTGGACGTAGCCATGGTGCTGCTGGCGCAGGAGGAACGGGAGGCCGACGAGTCTCTCGAACCAGATCTGGCGACGTACCTCTCGCACCGCTTCCTGGTGCGCAGCTTGGTGTACGGACGCCGCTCTGACGTCTCGCCCACGGTCCGAGCACACGCCATGCACTGCCTCGCCCAGTGCCTAGAGCTGCCGAGCCACAACGCCACCAAGTGGATTCACGAGctcttctcttcctcatccACTA CCGGATCGCAGACCACGATGGAGACCGGACACTCAGAGC AGACTCTAAAGAGAGGAGAGACGGCTCAGAAAACAGCCCTGACCTTCCGCACCATCGAACTGACCAAGCACAAGAGCCACAGCGCTGACAAGAGCATGAGCCGTGACGCTACCGCTATCGAGT atcaggaAACTTTGGATCTGTTCAAACAGCGTGTGAGCGACCCCAAGACCAACGTCAGGAAATGTGCCCTCgag actatAATGAGCCTGCTGAAGCATGGCGTGATCACGTGTAGTCCAGGGAATCTGGCCATTCTCTCCGAGCGCTGTCGAGATCCGGCTGTATCCGTGAAGAAGAAAGCCATGCAGTGTCTCATGGATCTCCTCACC gcactACCCTGCAGCACAGACGTACAGGAGGCATGGCTGAGGGGTGTGGTTCCTGCAGTGATGGACTCGGAGAGCTCTGTACAGGAGAAAGCTCTCGAGTGCCTCAACGACAAAATTCTCACTCACATCAAAAGCCAGAGAAGCTATCGTCATGACGACGCCTTCCAGAGAGTCGCCTGGGACCTGCTGAGACTTATGTGTGATAAGTGTCAGGACCTCGG gcgATATTTCAGTAAAGCGTTCGGTGTGTGGTTGAGACAGGAGAAGTTTTCCCCCGCGCTGGTGAACAGTCTGATCTGGCACACGGAGCATGAACAGGCCCCGGCTGCGTGGCTGCTGCTGGCCAAAGTGGTCGGCTGCTGCACTAAACTCAACTTGGGCACTATTCTGGAGGCCTGGGATTGTACAGTCAG GTCTCCGGTTGTTGATGTGGCTACAACATGCCACATTCTGACTGTCCTCGGTCACATTGCAGCAGGTCTCAATGATGATAGTAAAAGCAGGATCATCG atgatCTGATGGCCTGGCTGAAGGGCTTCACTCTACCCCTGGAGGTGATCAGTGCCGGCGTGGATGCTCTGTTCAGTCTCGGACAATCTGACGACATCAAGGACACCGTG AGCTTCCTGAACCAGTTCTGTGGAGAGCTGGTGTCCGTGTGCGAGGAGCACCTGTCTACTGTCCTGTTAAacgagagaggggcagagaatCTAAACCAGGATCTGCTG gtgAAACACTTGTACACTCTGGGCGTGGCCTCTCTTCACTGCCCTGCCAAAGTGCAAAAGCGAGTCTTCCTCCTCATTCAGTCTATTCTCACTACATCTGAGCAACCTG TGACTGGAGACGATGCAGAGCTACCAGCCAGTCAGCCCCTCTCTCAGTTTAAGCCATCTTCCATGCCGACAGTAGTACGAGCTCATGCCGTCATCACACTAG GGAAGCTGTGCCTGCAGCACGAGGGGCTGATGGTGCGCTACATTCCTGCCTTTGCACGAGAGCTGGAGGTCGGCACAGAGTTGGCGGTGCGCAGCAACGTGGTAGTGGTGCTGTGCGACCTGTGCGTACGTTACCCCAACACGCTGAGCCGATACATCAACAACATCTCCACCTGCCTCAGAGACGCAGAGCCGCTCATCAGAGAGCAGAGCCTCATCATGCTCACCAATCTGCTGCAG GAGGAGTTTGTCAAATGGAAAGGATCTCTGTTCTTCAGATTCGCTGCCGTCCTGGTGGACCCAGATCCCTCCATTGCAGA CCTGTGTGAGTACTGCCTGGTGGACCTGCTGCTGAAGAAGAACCCGCTGATGTTCTGCCAACACTTCATCGAGTGCATCTTCCACTTCAACTCCTACGAGAAGCACAAGAAGTACAACAGATTCCCACAGACAGAGAG tgAGAAGAGCAGGTTTTCTCTCAAAGGACAGATGAATCAGGGCAAACGATTCAGAATCTACAGATTCCTCCTGAAACACTTCACAGATGAACAGCGCTTTAATATCACCACCAGAATCAGCCAGGATGTTCTTG CGTGCTTCGTGGACTCAGAACTGCCTTTAGATTCAGAGGGAGCTGAGCTTCTGGCAGACGTGTTTGACGTTCTTTCGTTGAAGGAGATCAAGCTGACGGCCATAAGCGGAGCTTCACCCAACGACGACGCACCTGACGACGAGATGGCTGCTGCTAAAGCCGTGCTGCAGAAAAAGCTCGTCTCCCAG GTGCAGAAAAAGAACTTTGTGGAGAACGTGATCCCCCTGGTCATCGCCTTGAAGAACATGCTGGAGGAGAAGCGCTCGCCCGTGCTCAAAAACCTCATGGCTTACCTGCAG gTGACCATGCAGGACTACCGATCTGAGGTGAAGGAGGTCTTTGCTGCAGATGAGCAGCTGGCTGCAGAAGTGGAGTACAACCTGAAGATGTTTGAGAAACAAAaggagcaggagcagcaggAGTTGGCGCAGCGGCTTAGCAGTTTCACGCTGTCACCCAGAACTAAA GGTAGTGCAGCAGCGTCTCCAGCTCAAGGTGTCAGAACCACACCCCTGCCACCTCAGTCTGCCCAGAGACCCTCAAACACACCAAGAATGGCAGATGCACTCAG ACGGCGTACCTTTGCTGGAATGCTGACCCCTGTGCAACCGAGACCTTCCCACAGCGTCAGGTCTTCAG GGATCACAAAAGGAGTTTATGACGGGAGAGCGATCAGTACGCCACAGG AGAGCATCAACGAAGTGACGTTTGGCGAGCAGTTTAGCGCCATCTGCTGCGACGGAGCTGCCG GCAGGAGCAGCGAGAAAGTTCTACATCTGATGTCACCTGAGCACGA AGCTCCGGCACCGAGGCAGTGGAACGTCGAGTCTCCCGTCGTCAGGAAAAGCCAACGCAAGAGACAGCAGTTATGA
- the primpol gene encoding DNA-directed primase/polymerase protein, with product MIRGKWQDRVKAVEQRALSYQSAPISCPYKARLSRPWQPSSIWRLFPRQSNAIAFSQCCKQDVHVFAMEKESTGAGQRIYLVTSYSELWHYYSSHRHSLMHCYEVIPDGAVCKLYFDLEFDVASNKHLDGKKMVASLIQYVCVKLEKVYGLKYSVRDVLNLDSSTAEKFSRHLIFILSDCAFKDNRHVGSFIHHILKSALKHLHKGSENSPENVDEASNGPQSKRMKHEEEDEEDLGFLIVTGKDGQKQLFVDLGVYTKNRNFRLYKSSKLGKNAAFSVAEDNEFVPVSNKHTTEEERIFLASLITNVSFTSQRILTHNAPETTSKDSQRSAQHRGTHGTELAGKHQTSPYKELDDFVLKLVHKDGIQGSIRHWTYFLSEQLLVYDIGKFRWCSNVGRFHKSNNIIIIVDLKEEVWYQRCHDPECRRLNYRSSSYLLPQEVCLSYMLKEDEDDQQFLMDELGNIESSPSGKTDRRSSHRQTDNTQECWDDDTLYLEALDKMERTMEGKEEIPDELMIQALTECEATLV from the exons ATGATTAGGGGAAAGTGGCAGGACCGAGTGAAGGCGGTGGAGCAGAGGGCTTTATCCTACCAGTCCGCCCCAATCAGCTGTCCGTATAAAGCTCGTCTGTCCCGGCCTTGGCAGCCGTCCTCTATATGGAGGTTGTTCCCTCGCCAGAGCAATGCCATCGCCTTCAGCCAGTGCTGCAAGCAG GATGTGCACGTGTTTGCTATGGAGAAAGAAAGCACAGGTGCAGGACAGAGGATTTATTTAGTGACCAGCTACAGTGAGCTCTGGCACTACTACAG TTCACACAGACATTCCCTGATGCACTGCTATGAAGTGATTCCTGATGGCGCTGTATGTAAACTCTACTTTGACCTGGAGTTTGATGTAGCTTCTAATAAACACTTGGATGGCAAAAAGATGGTGGCGTCACTGATTCAG tatgtatgtgtgaaatTGGAGAAGGTGTACGGTCTAAAGTACTCGGTGAGGGACGTGCTGAATCTGGACTCCAGCACAGCCGAGAAGTTCAGCCGCCATCTCATCTTCATCCTGTCCGACTGTGCGTTTAAGGACAACAGGCATGTTG GCAGTTTCATCCATCACATACTCAAATCAGCACTGAAACATCTCCATAAAGG CTCTGAGAACTCTCCAGAAAACGTTGACGAAGCCAGCAACGGGCCTCAGTCAAAGAGAATGAAGCAtgaggaggaggacgaggaaGACCTGGGCTTTTTGATAGTGACGGGAAAGGATGGACAAAAGCAGCTCTTCGTGGATCTCG GCGTGTacacaaaaaacagaaacttcCGTCTGTACAAGTCGTCCAAGCTGGGGAAGAACGCTGCCTTCTCCGTAGCCGAGGATAACGAGTTTGTCCCAGTTTCCAACAAGCACACTACAGAGGAGGAACGCATATTCCTGGCCTCTTTGATCACCAACGTGAG CTTCACATCTCAGAGGATTCTGACACACAATGCTCCGGAGACGACTTCAAAGGATTCTCAGCGTTCAGCTcaacacagaggcacacacggCACAG AGCTTGCAGGAAAACATCAGACGTCACCATACAAGGAACTGGACGACTTTGTGCTGAAGCTGGTGCACAAAGATGGCATTCAAGGAA GTATAAGGCACTGGACATACTTCTTATCGGAGCAGCTGCTGGTGTACGACATTGGGAAGTTCCGCTGGTGTTCTAACGTGGGTCGCTTCCACAAGAGCAACAACATCAT AATTATCGTGGATCTAAAAGAAGAGGTGTGGTACCAAAGGTGCCATGATCCTGAGTGCCGGAGACTGAACTACAGGTCTTCTA GTTACCTACTACCACAGGAAGTGTGTTTGAGCTACATGCTGAAGGAG GACGAGGACGATCAGCAGTTCCTCATGGACGAGTTGGGAAACATCGAGTCGAGTCCGAGTGGCAAAACGGACCGACGTTCTTCACACCGccagacagacaacacacaggAGTGTTGGGATGATGACACTTTGTACCTGGAGGCGCTGGATAAAATGGAAAGGACCATGGAGGGAAAAGAGGAGATTCCTGATGAGCTCATGATCCAGGCGTTGACTGAGTGTGAAGCTACACTCGTCTGA